GTCTGCCTCAAATCTGTTTTCTAATACGCACACCCTGGAGAGCTTGTATAATTTCTTCAATTCAGCATCTTCAGCATCTTTTCTCTTAAGGTACTCATTCTCACCTGCGAGCCTGATATTACAGTCGCTGCACATATCGGCTTCATCAAAATACTCCGAACCGCAATCAGGGCAATACTTCACAAGAGTTACTCCTTTATCATGCCTTCCACAATCCTTATCTCATCTTCACTCAGTCCATAGATTTTAAAAATGGACTTATTCTACAGGCTCACACCCGAACTGTGCGGCGCGGCTGTTTTGCGTCCGCACCAGTGAAAGGTTATGATTTCCCCTTTTTTGTTAATGTTTTTATGTCAAGTTCATCTTTTTCTCTTCCTGTCGCCATTTTGTTTCTGATGAACTTTTCTAAAGATATAACTGGTATTTTTAAACCTTCAATTTCAACAATAATTTTATCTTCATCAGCTTCTTCATATGTAACCCCATCAATCTTCGTGATGATGTCAATTCTACGAGGAATCACACCGATCTGGAAAATAATTCCTTCAGTTGAAAATTCATCGATTTGAATTTGACCAAGAGGAACGCCAAATCGTGCTAATGCTTTGTATAATTTCTTTGAATTTATTTTATTGGGTTTTACCCAAATATCGATATCCCCGGTAGCTCTCGGATATCCATGAGTTCCTAAAGCATATGCACCGACAATCATGAAATCAACTTGTTCTTCTAACAATAGTCGCAACATCTCTTTGTAATCTTCGTTTAGCATCTTGCCCTCTCACAAATGCCCAATTATCCTTCGTGATTTCCCAAATCATTGAGATTAATTCATTCTTTTCCGCTTGAACATGTCCATCATCTGTATCTTCACTCATATTAATTTTCTTTACCAATTTTCTATTCATGCTCATCTTAAAATTTCTCCAGTGTTTATTAAAAATTCATTGCAATAATATACGTAATACTTAATTACCCTGCTGACACACATTACTATTGGAAAAATATGTGTAATTTTATACTTATTGATAATGGAAGTCAAAGATTATTCAGGAAGGTATAGGAATGACTCCCGCATTTGATTTAAATGTTCTTCATAATAGCGGTAAGTCTGGCATAATAAGTGCTAATAACCCATTTGAGAGGTTTGCAGCCTTTCAGGTTTTCTGCTGCCTTACAAAAACACCTTACAAAAACAATTTGACAATGAGGGGTCGTCCAGGTATTATAATGGGCAATCTTGAATCA
The sequence above is a segment of the Thermodesulfobacteriota bacterium genome. Coding sequences within it:
- a CDS encoding nucleotidyltransferase, producing the protein MLEEQVDFMIVGAYALGTHGYPRATGDIDIWVKPNKINSKKLYKALARFGVPLGQIQIDEFSTEGIIFQIGVIPRRIDIITKIDGVTYEEADEDKIIVEIEGLKIPVISLEKFIRNKMATGREKDELDIKTLTKKGKS
- a CDS encoding DUF2007 domain-containing protein, whose translation is MKYCPDCGSEYFDEADMCSDCNIRLAGENEYLKRKDAEDAELKKLYKLSRVCVLENRFEADVISDALEKEGITFIVREFRDTAYNGLFTPQLGWGEVMVFDEETKKAEEIIDNIKKEY